GGCGCGCTGTGCGATATCGTGATCGCGCAAATTGATGCCATGCTCGACGCGACGGGCACGCCGCGGCGCCGACTGCTGGGAATCGGAATTGCGCTGCAGGGCATCGTAAATGCGGACACCGGGCGCCACCTGTGGAGTCCTGCGCTGTCGGTCTCCGACGTCGACCTGGCGACGCCGATCCGCAAGGTATTCAAGGTCGATGTCGTGATGGCTAACGATGCTGTCCCGGTTGCGCTGGCCCTCGCAGCGGCTGAACCGGCCCTGGCGGAGGGCCTGGCGGCCACGATCATGGTCGGCCACGGCGTCGGGATGGGCGTCGTCGTCGACGGTGAGGCACGCTGGGGAGTCGGTGCCAGCAGCGAGATCGGTCATGTCAAGTTAGCGCCGAACGGACCGCAATGCCGCTGCGGTCAGCGTGGCTGTGTCGAGGCCTATCTCGCCGACTATGCGCTCTACCGTGACGCCCGCACCTTTATCGACCTGCCGCCTGCGGTGTCGCAACAGCCGTCCGAGGCGCAGATGGCTCTGCTGCGAGACAGAGCACGGGGCGGCGACCCGCGCCTCGAGCAACTCTTCCGGCAGGCGGGCCACGCGCTTGCCGAGGCGGTCGCCGCAACGATATCGGTGCTGCGCCCGCATCACGTCGTCCTGGCAGGTCCCGGCTTGCAGGCCTTCGACATGATGCGCAACGCCTATGAGGAGCGGCTCGAGCAGGCGGTGTTGCCGTGGCTGCTCAAGTCCACCGCGATATATGTGCGTCCAAGCAAGTCGACTGCCATTGTCGACGGCATGGTGCGGCGGACGCTGCGGGTGATAGACCGAAACTACATGGAGACGACCGAGCGAACACCGGGAGCTGCGGCTCTCGCTTGAGTCGTTGCAAGGCGACCGGACTCTGCTCACATCGCCTGCGACGTGATCTTTCTTGATCTCCCGGTGCACACGTCGTGCACACGCCACCTTCTAACCAGTTGAAAAACTTGAACCCTCGCTCCAGTCCATCATGGGGGTGAGAGTCTTCAACTGGCCCGAGCAGCGCTCGAACACCTCGACCTCGTGGGAAAATCAAACGAGCGCGATCGCTGTCCCACACACGATCGTGGCCGAGAGGGCTTTACGCAATCCCGATGAATTTGCCCCCGATCGGACGCCGGGAGATCGCTTTCAGTGCGGCCACCGCCCTTCTGAGGCCGAGATCGAGGCGTTTGTCGCGGCGAACCACAATTGCGAGGCGGCGGTGAAGTCCGGGTGACAGCGATCGAACGACCAGATCCCGTTGCTTCGTCTTTGCGTCGACCGCCATGCCCGGCAGGATCGCGCAGCCAAGACCGGCGCGCACCATTTCCTTAATCGCCTCGACGCTGCCGAGAGACATCAGCGGCTTCAAAGAGACCCCGCCGCGCAGCAGCCATTCGTCCGCTAAGCGCCGTGTGTTTCCTCCCGGCTCGAACAGGACGACCGGCTTGCTCGCCAAGACGGCCGGCGTGATCCGCGCCGGAAGCGCCATGTCGTGAGGGGCGATCAGGACGAACTCGTCATTCAGCACCGGCGTGATCTCGAAACTCCGTCCGGATACCGGCATCGTGACAAGCCCGACGTCAATCGTATTGTCCTCAACCGCCTTGGCGATTTCCGCGGTGTTGCCCGTCGTGACCGTGATCTCGAGCGCCGGGAGCTCCATCCGCAGCGCCCTGAGAATCGGCGGCAGCAGAAAGATGCACGCTGTGGCGCCGGTCCCCAGCCGCACGCGTCCCGCCGTTCCCGTCGCATGGTACGCGACCGCATCGACGGCCGACGTCACGGCCGCGTTGATCTGCTGCGCGTGCGCAAGCAAGGCGACCCCGGCGGCGGTCGGCCTTGCTTTTCGGCCCACGCGTTCGATCAGCGTCGCATTGAGACTCTTTTCAAGCTGACGAACCTGGAGACTCACTGCGGGCTGGCTGAGTTGCAGCCGTTCCGCGGCGGCCGAGAAGCTGCCGCACTCGATCACGATCAGGAAGCTCTGGAGATAGTCGAGATTGAGGTTTTTCATCTAAAGTATTCCTTATGCTTTGCATAAGATCACTAAGCTTTACTTATATAACGCGGACCTGCATGCTCGGGCAACGCTGACGGCTTCGGCCAGATCGGGAGCAGGCATTGTCGGGCGTCAAGACATTCGGCGGCGCCATCATCGAGCTGGCGCGCTATCTCACGGCCTCGCCGCATTCACGCATCCGCCGCTGGCAGGCGCTGCGTGACCTCGATGATCGCCTGCTCGCAGACGTCGGGCTCTCGCGAAGCGACATCGAGCTGAACCCTTGGTGGGTGCAACGAACACCGGCGTGTCGTCACACCCCCGGCCTCCAAAGCAGGACAGATGAAAGAGACGAAATGGCAGCGCCGACCAGGGATGTCGTGATCCGCGACGCGACGGAAGTCGATATGGCCGAGGTGCAGCGCATCTATGCGCCTTACGTGCTGAACGGGCTTGCGACCTTCGAGGAAGTGCCGCCGGCACTCGACGAAATGCTCAAGCGCCGTGCCGCCGTGCTGTCTGCCGGCTTGCCGTACCTTGTTGCCGAAGTCGACCGGAAAGTTGCCGGCTATTCCTACGCAACATCGTATCGGCCGCGGCCGGCCTATCGCCATACGATCGAGGACTCCGTCTACGTATCGGAGGCCATGCGCGGGCGCGGGATCGGCTTGGCCTTGCTCCAGGAATTGATCGCGCGTTCCGAAGCCGGCCCATGGCGGCAAATGCTTGCCGTGATCGGCAACAGCCAGAACGTCGGATCGATCGCGCTGCATCGTCGCATGGGCTTTCAGCAGGTGGGAACACTAAGGTCGGTCGGCTTCAAGCTTGGACAGTGGGTCGACACTGTCCTGATGCAGCGCCCGCTCGGTTCGGGCGCTGCCACACCTCCCTCGGAGATCTGGGAAGGACGCGCCAGGTGATCGCGCGCCGGGTTGTCGCGGCCCTTGGACTTGCTCAGCTCATCTCGTGGGGCGTCACCTACTATCTGATTGGCGGCTTCGGAGAGCAGATCGCCGCGGATCTCGGTTGGAGTCGCGGCATTATCTATGGTGGCTTTGCCGTGTCGCTGCTGGTGATGGGGTTGACGTCACCACTTGTGGGCCGGCTGGTCGATGGCCGTGGCGGCCGGGACGTCATGGTCGTAGGCGCGATGGTGAATGCTGCCGGTTGTGCCGGCCTCGCCTGCTCCCATCACACCGGGACCTATTTCGCCTCCTGGATGATCCTCGGACTCGGGATGCGACTGACGCTATATGACGCCGCTTTCGCCGCATTAGCCCGGATCGGCGGGCCCGATGCACGCCGCGCAATGTCGGAGATTACGCTGCTCGGCGGCCTGGCAGCCAGCGTGTTCTGGCCGCTTGGTCATATCCTCTCGGAGCATTTCGGCTGGCGCGCCGCACTGCTCGCCTATGCGGGCTTCGCGATCGTGACGATCCCGCTGCACCTGGTTATTCCTAACCGGCGCTATGCCGTCGCGCCGCGCCATGACGCTCCGGAGCCAGCGCTGCCGCGCGCCGCCGACCCACGCCGGGTGCGCTTTGGAGGAGCGCTCTATGCCGTGATCACAACGGGCGCAAACTTCCTCAATGCCGGCATGTCCGCCCACATGATCGCAGTCCTCGCCGGCCTCGGTCTTAGCCTTTCAGTGGCCGTGTGGATCGCAACACTTAGAGGCATTGGGCAGTCGGCCGCGCGTCTGTGCGAAGTCCTGTTCGGCGGGCGGATCGATCCCGTCGACCTCAACCTGGTGGCCTGCCTGTTCATGCCGTTCGCCTTCATCGCTGGGCTGTTCGGCGGGGCCTCGAAGGAGATGGGAATTGCCTTTGCGCTGCTGTACGGCGCCTGCAACGGCATTCTGACGATCACCCGAGGCACGTTGCCCCTCGTCCTGTTTGATCACCGCAGCTACGGGACGCTCGTCGGCGGACTCATTGTTCCAAGCTTCATCCTGCCCGCGGCGGCCCCGCTGATATACGCCGTCGTCATCGACCGCGCGGGCAACGCGAGCGCGCTCTACCTGTCGGCCGGCATCGCCACCGTCACGCTCGTTGCTGCCGCGATGCTGAAGGTCTTGTTTCCGGAAGCCGGGCCAAGCGCTGCACGATCTCCTTGTTTGGATACAACGCATCTGGGGAAGAAATCATGACATTGCGGATCAATCGTCATCATCTTGCAGCGCTGGCCCTGGCGGCAAACCTGCTTTGTGCGGGAACGGGACTTGCAATTGCCGAGCAGACGCGCCCCCCGGGGCAGGGCGACAAGACCATCGCCTTGCTGAAGACGCTCATCACCTTCGACACATCGAACGCCCCCGGCGACACGCGTGCACTCGCCGAATATCTGAAGTCGCAGTTCGAGCCACTCGGCGCCGAGGTGGACATCATCGTGGCGCCCAACGGGAAGGCCGCGCATTTCATTGCGCGGCTTCGCGGCGATGGCTCGAAGAAACCGGTCCTGCTTGCTGCGCACGCCGACGTGGTCCCCGTCGAGCGCGGCAAATGGACTGAGGAGCCGTTCGCAGGCGTCGAGAAGGACGGCTTCGTCTATGGGCGTGGCGCCATGGATTTCAAAGGCGGGCTCGCCGTCTTCTCCCGGGCGGTGATGCGGCTCGCGGAGGAGAAGGTGCCGCTGGCGCGCGACGTGATATTCCTGGCTGAAGCCGACGAGGAGCAAGGCCAGTTCAACACGAGCTGGCTAGCGAAAAACCACTGGGACAAGATCGATGCTGAATTCGCGCTGAATGAAGGCGGCTACGTCCTTCAAGGCCGTGATGGGACTGTGCGGCAGATCAACGTCACGACAGCCGAGAAGCTCTCCGTCACCTTCGCGCTGAAAGCGACCGGCCGATCCGGCCATTCCTCCCGGCCGTTCCCGCCTGGAGAGATGGCAAACGACCGTTTGATTGCCGCCTTGGCGAAGCTCGCGGCGTACGATCCGGGGATCAAGATCGTGCCGGCATCCCGAGCCTTTTTCAGCGCCCTGCTTCCAATCAGCCCGCCGCAAACGGCATCGGACATCAAGCTCCTTCTGGGCGCGAAAAGTCAGGTCGAGCTCGAGACAGCCGGCAGGAAGCTCGTTTCCAATAATCCCAATGATGGTCTTTTGCTGCACGCACTACTTCGCGACACGATGGTCGTCACCATGATCGAGGCCGGCATCAAGCCAAATGTGATCCCCGGCGACGCGAAGGCGGTCGTGAATACGCGCCTGCTCCCGGGAACGACGACCGATCAGATGATCGCGGAAATCAGGCGCGTGATAGAGGATCCGGACATCGAGGTCAGCATCGTGACGTCAATGTCCCAGAAGGAGGCCAAGGACTATTATCTGATGCGCACGAGCGTCCCAGCCTCGCCCGTCAATACCGTGCTCTACGATGCGCTTGAACGCAGTGCGAAGCGGCTTTGGACAGACGCTGTCCTCGTACCGACGATGTTCGAGGCCGGGACCGATGCCACGGCCTGGCGCGAGCGCAACGTCCCGGTCTACGGCATCTATCCCTATCCTTTGGATGACGACATCCTGAGCCGAATGCACGGCAACGATGAGAGAATTGGTGTAGAGGCCGTAAAGCAAGGGACGGAGTGGATCTACAGGACACTTCTCGAGGTCGCGAAGAAGTAGATCGGCCTATCGCTCAGATGCTCCTCAGCGGGCGGCCAACCCGAATTCGACGAACCTTCGTGGCGAGGCGACCAATTGGTTCAAGAAAACTAACGACGCTCTCGTCTCGGAAACAGCCTGTCGCGAATATAACGCGAGGTCGGCGTCAATCTGATGCCACGCGGCTTGCGCCAAACTGCCTTGTCGATTTCGTTCTTGTCACCGATCTTCAGGCGGCCGGAAACCTTCTTTGCCAGGAAGATCGCGTCGCTCATCTTCCGGCCGGATCGGCGGTTCTTCGCCTTCACTTCCTTCCACAGTTTCAACGCGCCAAGCTTGACCTTGGGAAGCTCCTCCTTGATCTCCCGACGAAGGCAGCTCCTGTCGCTTTCGCCTGCTCGCCTGCGCCCGCCTGGAAACATCCAAAGCCCGTCGCGCCTGCGTCTCACCATGAGGACCCGGCCCTTTTTTGCGGCCACCAGTTTCGACGATTTCGCCATCACCGCCAGTCTGCGTTTGCGCGATCATCCATCGTACTACGCTTTCAGGGGGCTACCCCTCAACCTACGGACAGATGATCGCCTTGATGATTCCGTCTCGTCGAGCGACCTGCTGCTCGAACGCCGCAGGCGTCTCGTCGAGCGAGAAGCGATGCGTGGCGAGCGGCGTGAGCTTGACACGACCACTTTGCGCCAGCGCGATGGCCCGCGGATAAACCTCGGGCATGCGGCGCGAGAACTTGATCGACAAGCCCTTTCGGCGCGACTCCGCCCCGCTCAGGATGTACTGGTTGTTCTCCGGAATGCCGACGAGGACGACCCGGCCGCCGATGCGCGCGCAGCGAGCCGCGTGCTCGAAGCCGTACGACGAGTCGGTTGCCTCGATCACCAGATCGACACCGCGGCCTTCGGTGACGTCTGCAATCCCGGCGTAGCTGCGGCACGCCACGTCCGCTCCGAGGTCGCGCGCGAGCGCGCTGCGCTGCTCGACCGGATCGATCGCAATGATCGTCCCGGCGCCGGCGAGCCGCGCCAGTTGGATCAGCAAGAGTCCCACCGGCCCGCAGCCGAGCACGGCTACCGTTTCCTGGAGTCGCGGGCGTGCCAAGTCCATGGCGTGGATCGCAACCCCGAGCGTCTCAAGGATCGCTGCGCCGGCCGGGTCGATGCTGTCGGGCACCGCATGCACGGCGGATTTGGGGACGCAGACAAACTCTGCCATGGCGCCGTTGTGCGGCGCATAGCCGAGAAACTTCACGTTCGGGCACAAATTGGTGTGACCGCGGTGGCACCATTCACAGTGGCCGCATGGAATCGAGGGGTCGACCGCCACCAGCGCATCGGCCGAAAGCCCGGCCTTGCGCGCCGAATCCGGCGTCAGGGTCCCGGAGAATTCATGACCCAGGACGAACGGCCTGACGCGCGTGGGTCCAGTCGTGCCGCCCTCGAGATAGGAATGTAGATCGCTGCCGCAAACGCCGACAGCCTTGACGCGGACGATAAGATCGTCCTCGGCCACCGGCCGAGGCTCGGGGATATCGAGAACGCGGATATCGCGAATGTCCTGGAGCACCGCAGCGCGCATATCGACGTCAATCTTCCCTAAGCAGTTGTCACGTCCATATTACATATGTAATTCGTTCATGACAAATGGTTTTGCGGACCCTTATTCGCGCCGGCGCGCATGACCGCCGCCTCCAACCCGGCTGGCATCAGCACGAATGCGGGGATCGAACGTCTCGGCTGCGCAAGCGCAGCTAGTTCTGCTTGTCGATCAGTTTCAGCGCGGCAAGGGCGGCATTCTCGTCCGTCACCAGCACGTTGCCGATCCGGCCGCGCAGCACCGCCGCGATGATCGGCGCCTTGTTGAGACCGCCAGCGATCAGCATCGAGGTGGGCACGCGCGCCAGCTTTTCGAGCGGCATTGCGATGGCGCGGCTGTTGATGCCGTGATTGATGGGCCGGCCCGACTTGTCCAGAAACTGAGCGAGCACGTCGCCGACAGCGCCGGCGGCCCGGAGCTGCTCGGCCCGGACGTCACGCGGCAGACCATGCCTCACCAGGAGCGAACGCGGCGTCAGATCCCCCATGCTCAGCAGCGCCAGATCGATCCGCTCGACGCTGCTCAGCACCTCCTGATAGACCTCTTGCGCAAGAAAGGTGTCGCGTGAGCGCCGGCTGCTGGCAAAGATGGGGGCAGCCAGATAGCTGCACTGGGCGTGCAGCCGATGGGCGAGTTCGCCAGCAATCTCGAAGGTGTTGAGCTCAAGCCCGCGCGACAAGCCGCCCATCATGGAGACAATGGAGAGGTCGGGATAGTCGGCCGGCGCGACGTAACGAATCGTCTCGCGCAAGGTTGCGCCCCAGCCAATCCCGATGATACGCGGGCGCTTCTGTTCGAGGAATTTCGACAGATACGCGCCCGCTGCCATCCCGATCAGGCTCCCGACCTGCTCAGGATCCTCGGGGCTTGGAATGACGACCGCGTCTTCGAGGCCGCATTCCCGGCGCAACCGGTGTTCCAGCTCCGTGCAGCTTGCGAAGGCTGAATTGAGCCGGATGTTGACGATGCCGGCCTGCCGGGCATCCGACAGCATGCGGTTGACACGGGCGCGGGTCAGTCCCAGCCGCTCGCCGATCTCGGCCTGGGTCAAATTCTCCATGTAGTAGAGCCAGGCAACCCGCAGGATGGTCTGATCAGTCACGGCGCAGTCCCCCGCAGCGGCCTAAATCATCGTCAGAAATCGAGCCATTTGAGGCGATCTTTCACAAATCGTCAAACGCGGGCTATGCGGATGCTTGTCATGCGGCCTTTGCCCCCGGCGCGCCGTCCTCGACCACAAATGTCGCCAGCCGGCGCACAGCGCTCCTGGCGTCCTTGACGTCATCGACCACCTCGAACCCCACGATGCAATGCCGGGCGTCGAGCTCGACGGTCGCATAGCCGCGCTTGTCGCCACGCGCGTAGGCGAGATGCGGATTCTCCGCCAGCGCCTTGCGCACACTGCTCTCGCTCGGTCCGTCCGAGGTGATGGAGGTGCCGACGAACTCGGTCGCAATGGTCGGGCCATCCGGCCGGGCAAAATCATGCTTGAGATCGGCGGCCACGAAGGCGTGACGGTCGCCGCCGATCACAATCGGATTGCGCCGGCGATGCGCGACGAGCGAATCAAGGAGACGGCGGCGGGCATTGGGATAGCCGTCCCAGCCGTCCATCCAGAAATGCGCGCCATCGTCCCCTTCCCGCTTGTCCTGCGCCATCAATGTCTGCTGCGCGACGATCGTCCAGTGGCCACGACAGTCGCGCAGGCGCGCATCGAGCCATTGTTCCTGTCTCTCACCCAGCATCGTCCGCGTTTCGTCCGTCCGGCTTGCACAATCAGTCACCCACGTCGGACGCCCGCTTCCTACACAGGCCGACGCCGAGCGATATTGCCGGTCGTCGAGCAGGAGCACGTCGAGCATATCGCCGAAGCGATAGTGCTCGTAGATCGTGGCGTCCGCGCCGCGTGGGCGGGCCGAGGGCGGGAGTGGCATGTGCTCGTAATAGGCCTGATAGGCTGCCGCACGGATCTTCAGGAACTGCTCGGGATCGCGCACGGTGTAGGAGCGATCGTTGGCATAGTCGTCCATCACCTCATGGTCATCCCAGACCGAAAGCCAGGGGAAGGCGGCGTGCACGGCTTGCAGGTCGGGATCGCTCTTGTAGAGCGCGTAGCGGTTGCGGAATTCCTCGAGCGTCGTCGGGATTCCGACGCCGTGCTGGCGGACGTGGCGCGATCCCCAGGATTTCTCATAGATGTAGTCGCCGAGATGCACGACCAGGTCGAGATCGCGCGCGGCCATGTCGCGGTAGGCGGTAAAATAGCCCTGCTCGTATTGCTGGCAGGATGCGAAGGCAAAACGGAAAGGCCGCGCGGGCTTGGCCGGCGCGGTTCGGGTGCGTCCGACCGGGCTAAGCGCCGGACCGGCGCGGAAGCGGTACCAGTAGACGCGATCCGACCGCAGTCCCGTCGCCTCGGCATGCACGGAATGCGCAAGCTCTGCTGTCGTCGACACGACGCCGCGGGAGGCGATGCGCGAGAAGGCCTCGTCCTCAGCGACCTGCCATTCGACATCCACTGGGACGTCCCGCATGCCGCCGCCGCCGAGAGGTTGCGGCGCAAGGCGGGTCCACAAGATGACGCGATCCTGTCGCGGGCATCCGGACGCAATACCGAGTGTGAAAGGATCCGCGCTGAAAGAGACCGGCGCTCCGCGCACGATCCCGGCTGGCGCAGCTAGGACGGCGCTCAACCCTCCCACGAGAAAGCGGCGGCGAGGAATCATGGACGCGCCGGCGCGGTTTCGAGCTTGCGCCGAATGCTCACGGCAAGATCGGGCCGGTCGGTGGTGATCTGCCGCACCGGTTGGGCTAGCCAATGGGCGATATCCTCCGGCTCGTTGGTTACCCATGCACCGAGACGCTCGGATCCGAGCACCTCGAGGGCCAGCGGAAGCGTGAGGCCTAGAAGCGACTTTTCAATCGCAACGATGCACCCGGGAACGGCGGAAAATTGTGCGAGCGCCGAGGAGATGCCACCCATCATCTCCGCAGACCGGCGATCGAGCGAGGCAAGCACCCTCGCCTCCGGCCATAGCCGGCGCACGGTCTCGATCACGCCAGGAACGAAACAGGTAATGACGGCGCGCCGCTCCAGACCCCGCCGCTTCACCTCGTCGATCAGCCGCGCCTCGAGGCCCCTATAGGGGTTGCCAAGCGCATCCGTCTTGATCTCGATGTGGAGCTCAAGCGACGTTTCGCCGAACACATCGAGCACGTCGCCGAGGGTCGGAATGCATTCGTCGCCCGCATCGCGAAGACGCGTCGCCGTCAATCGCCTCAGGCTGCGCTCACCGACCGGGCCGCTATCGAACGTGGTGCGGTCGAGCAGCGGGTCATGGATCACGACGAGTTCGCCATCCGCGCTCTGATGGACGTCGAACTCGACCGCATCGACACCTTCCTTGCACAGGTTGCGGAAGCCCGTAAGGCTGTTCTCCGGCCAAAGATTGCGCGCGCCGCGATGTCCGGCGATGAAGACCATGATCGATCCCTACTTGCTGCTGTCGATAAGACCCTTGATGAACCAGCGCTGCAACAAGAGGACCACCAGCGCCGGCGGCAGCATGGTCAGAAGCGCGCCGTTCATGGCGATATTCCAGGCCGGCTCGCTGTCGGAGCGCGGAATCAGGGTCTTCAACGCGATGACGGCCGTCGCCATGTCCTTGTCAGTCGTGAATAGCAGTGGCCAGAGATACTGATTCCAGCCGAACAGAAACAGGATGATGGCGAGCGCCACCATGTTGGGAACAGAGAGCGGCAGCAGGATGCTCCAGAAGAAATGCAGCGGCGACGCACCGTCGAGCCTCGCCGCCTCGCAAAGCTCGTCCGGTACCGTCAGGAAGAATTGGCGGAACAGGAAGGTGGCAGTGGCCGAGGCGATCAGCGGCAGGATCAGCCCGGGATAGGTGTTGACCATATTCCATTCGAGCGTGATCGCGATCTCGTGGCCGCTGATCCAGCGCCAAACATCGGCCAGGTGCAAAGCGTCTGCGAGCCATTGCAACGGCAGTGCTGCGTTGGCCACCGCCTCGAAGGTCGGCACGATACGCACCTCGATCGGCAGCATCAGCGAGACGAAGATCAGCCAGAACGCCAGCATCCGAAAGCGGAACCGGAAGTAGGTGATGGCGAAGGCCGAGAGCAGCGATACCGCGATCTTGCCGGCGGTGATGCCGAGCGCCACCACGATCGAATTGGTGAAGGTGCGGCTGAAATTGCCGTTGCTCCAGGCGAGTTGCAGGTTAGCGAAGAAATGGTCACCAGGGAGCCATGGCAGCGGCACCTTCTGCACCTCCGCTACCGTGAGCGAACCGGCCACGAAGGCGAAATAGAGCGGCACGGATACGGCAAGCGCGCCGGCGATCAGGATCGCGTGACAGGCCATGCTAAGGATGGGCGCGCGCTCAACCATGCGGTCAGACCCCGTAATTGACCTTGCGGTCGAAGTAGCGGAATTGCAGCAGCGTGCAAATCAGCGCGAAACTCATCAACAGAACCGACTGCGCGGCCGACGAGCCGAGGTCGAGATTGACGAAGCC
The DNA window shown above is from Bradyrhizobium sp. CB1650 and carries:
- a CDS encoding ABC transporter permease subunit, yielding MVERAPILSMACHAILIAGALAVSVPLYFAFVAGSLTVAEVQKVPLPWLPGDHFFANLQLAWSNGNFSRTFTNSIVVALGITAGKIAVSLLSAFAITYFRFRFRMLAFWLIFVSLMLPIEVRIVPTFEAVANAALPLQWLADALHLADVWRWISGHEIAITLEWNMVNTYPGLILPLIASATATFLFRQFFLTVPDELCEAARLDGASPLHFFWSILLPLSVPNMVALAIILFLFGWNQYLWPLLFTTDKDMATAVIALKTLIPRSDSEPAWNIAMNGALLTMLPPALVVLLLQRWFIKGLIDSSK